Genomic segment of Umezawaea sp. Da 62-37:
CGTGCACGCGCTGCTCGCCCTGCGCCACGGGAGGATCCCCGCGCAGCGGCACTTCACCGAACTGCCGACCGGGCTCGGTCCCGAGGTCCGCATCGCGGTGCCCTCCCACGACGTCGCGTGGCACGCCGGGGACCGCCCGCGCACGGTGGCGATCTCGGCGATGGGCTTCGGCGGCACCAACGGGCACCTGCTGCTCACCGACACCCCTCCGAGCACGCCGCCGACCGCCGTGGACGATCCCGAGGACCCGGTGGTGGTGACCGGGTGGGCGGCGCACCTGCCCGGCGACCCGGACGTGGACCGGGTGCGCGACTGGCTGCGCGGCGGAGCCGTCGACTGGCCCGCGCGGTTCCCCGAGGACTACCCGCTGCCGTCACCGGTGGACATGCGGCTCGCACCGTCGGCGATCGCCGCGATGGACCGCAGCCAGGTGATCGCGGTCCGGTGCGCGGACGCGCTGGCGGGCGACTGGTTCGACACCACCGGACTGGCCCAGCGGACCGGCGTGTTCGTCGGGCACAGCGGACCCACCACGGCCGCGGTGCGCCACGACACGCGCGCCTACCTCGCCGACCTGGCGGCCCGCGGCGGCATCGACGGGTTCGCCGATCTGGTGGCCGGGCCCGTGCTGGCCGCGGTACCCGCCGCCACCGAGGACACCTACCCCGGCTTGATGCCCAACATCATCCCGGCCAGGATCGCGCAGCGGCTGGACCTGCACGGCCCGAACATGGCGTTGGACGCGGGACTGGACTCCTTCACCTCGGCGCTGGTGGTCGCCACCCGTTCGCTGCGCGACGGGGAGATCGACGTCGCGTTCGTCGTCGGGGTCGCGGCCGCCGCCGAGCAGGTGCGACACCGCAACGGTCGCGAGCCCGCCGAGGGCGCGGTCGGCGTCGTCCTCACCCGCCGCGGCGTCGCCGCCGCCCACCACCTGACCGAGCTGGCGGTGATCGAGGTGGCCGGCCGAGGCGCCGCCGCGACGGACAGCGGCCGGGATCGCGTGCACCACGGCGCGGAAAGCGCCGTGGAACTGCTGCGGCTGCTGCACACGAGCGGTGGCCGGACGGTCCTCGCGGCCCAGGAGGACCACCGGACCCCGTCGATCGCCGTGACCGTGGCCGAGCGCGCGGACGCGAAACCGCGACTGCGCGACCTGCTCACCAGGCACGCCCTGGAGCTGTGGCCGACCCCGCCCCGGACCGACTGCCTTGAGTTGCCCGCGATCCCGGGGGACTGCGTCGTCGTCACGGACCGACCGGACGTCTTCAGCCGGAAGGCGGCCCTGGTGCTCGGGCTCGACACCGCTCCCGAGGCCGCCGACACCCTCGTCCGCGAGACGGGCGCACGGCACGTGCGGGTCGTCCTCACCGCCGGGGCGTCGTTCGAGGACGCGCTCACGGCCAACGACCTGGTCTTCGTCGTGATCCGCACGTTGGTCGAGCCCCTGGACGCGGGCGGGAGCCTGGGAGTGCTGCTGCTCGACGGTTTCGACGGCGCCGTGCCCCGCCCCGAGACCGGGCTGAGCACGGGGCTGCTGCGCAGCGTCGAGCACGAATTGCCCGGCTGCCTGGTCTTCGCCGTGATCACCGACTCCCCCGACCTGCCGGCCGGGTTGGCCGCCCTGGCCGCGGAGAGCGGACGTCACCGCCACCTCCCCGTCGCCTACCTGCGCGGAGGGACGCGCTACGAGATGGTGCCGCGCCCGATCGCCGCCACCACCGAGGACGCAGATCCCGGCGTGGTCGCGGATCCGGTGGTCCTGGCCACCGGCGGCGCCCGCGGCATCACCGCGCGCCTGGTGCGCGAACTGCTCGCGGATACGTCCCCGCGGGCGGTGTGGCTGCTGGGAACAGCGCCGGAACCGGACTCGGACACCCCGGTCGAACTGCCGGACAAGGCGACCGCGTTGCGGGAACTGATGGTCCGCCACCCCGGTGAGAAGATGGCGTCGCTCAACCGGCGCTTCACCGAGGCGGTGCGCGCCGCCGAGCGCGCCGCGACCATCCGGGACCTGCGGGCGCGCTACGGGGAAGACCGCGTGCACTACCGCCAGTGCGACGTGCGCGACGCCTCCGGGGTCGCGGCCGTGGTCGACGAGGTGCTCGACGTCGACGGCGGTGTCGACGTCGTCGTGCACGGCGCGGGACTGGTCCGCAGCACCGCCCTCACCCGCAAAAGCCTCGACGACTACCGGCTTGTCCGCGACGTGAAGGTGCGCGGAGACCGCAACCTGCGCTCGGCACTGGCCACCCGACCGCCCGCGCTGTGGTGCGCGCTCAGTTCCATCGGCGCGTTCATCGGGATGCGCGGCGAGGCGGACTACCAGGCGGGTAACGAATACCTGATGCTCTCGGCCGCCACGAGCCGGGCGGCCGGGCGTGACGAACTCGCGATCGTCTCCGGGCTGTGGGTGGAATCCGGGATGGCCTCCGCCTACGCGACCGGATCGCCGTTCGCCTCCGGGCTGGCCGACTTCACCCAGTTGACGGACCAGCAGGGCGAGGAGTTCCTGCGCGCCGAATTAGCGGGCCGCGGCGACCCGGCCCAGGCACTCGCGACCACCTGGCTCGGCGAGACCGAGTGGTCGACGCTGCACCGCAACGCACCGGGCTTGCGCGACCGCGCGGCCACCCGGCCGCCGGCGTTCCTCACCGAACCACCCGAATCCGACAGCTCCGAGACGCGATGGCGGTGCACGCTGGACTTGGCCGACCACCCCTGGCTGCTCGACCACCTGGTGGACGGGCGGCCGACCGTCCCGGCGACGGTGGTGCTGCAGATCGCCGCCGAAGCCGCGACGGCGCTCGTCCCCTGGCTGGTGGCGGCGCGGTTCACCGACATCGTGCTGTCGACGTTCATCCGCGCGCCCCGCGCCTCCTGGCCCCGTCACCTCGTGGTCACCGCGAGCCGTGACGGCGACGAGGTCCGGGTGCGCCTCGACAGCGCGCCGTCGGGCCCCGTGCCCTCACGGGAACACGCGCGGATGACCGTGCACCTCGCCGCCGAGCACACCCCCGCGCGGAGGATCGTTTCCGGGCCACCGCCCGGAATCCCGGTGCCGGACGTCTACCAGCTCGGCGGATCGCTTCGGCTGCAAGGGGTCTTCGGAGGTCTGCGTGACGCCCGGCTGCACGGGGACGGCGGTTCCGCGCGGTTCGGCATGCCGCACCGGGGGACGCGGCTGGACGGGTTCACCGTGCCCAGCGCCACGATCGACGCGCTGTTGCGGACCTCCGTGCTCGACGGCAGGAATGCGGAAACGGTCACGATGATCGTGCCGACCGCCATCGCCGCCGTGGAAATCCACGTTCCGGGAAACGATCGGGAGTGGGACGTCCGGTGCACGGGACAAATCACCCTGCGGTACCTTGCGAACACGGGGGGCGATCCTGGCGAATGCGTTGCCACCGCACCGGACGGCACGGTGCTGGCGACGGTGCGCGGCATTTCGTCCGTTCCCCGCGATGTGTACGAGGTTTCGTCGGCGAACGACCGGGAAGCGGCGGGCGCATCCGCTTGACCATTGGCGCGCACCATCGCGGCACCGTTGTCGCAATCGCCGCGAACCCGAGGAATTTCCGAATGCCGCGGCCGGTCGTCGGCGCGCGGTGAACTCGCAAGCAGAGGAGAACGACATGTCGGCTGGGGCTTCCTCGCCGGAGGAATCGACGGTGGCGCGAACACCGTCCACCACTCGGTGGTGGACACTCGGAGTGGCCTGCGTCGCGACCTTCATGCTGATGCTGGACGTGACGGTGGTCAACGTCGCACTGCCCGACATCCGCGTCGACCTCGGCGCCGACCTGACCGCGCAGCAGTGGGTGATCGACGCCTACACCCTGGCGCTGGCCGCGTTCCTGCTCACCGGCGGTTCGCTGGCCGACCGGATCGGCCGCAAGCGGGTGTTCTGCGTCGGCCTGGTCGTGTTCACCCTGGCCTCGTTGGCCGCGGGCGCCGCCCAGGACATGGTCGTGCTCTGCGTCGCCCGCGGCGTCCAGGGGTTGGGCGCCGCGGTGCTGTTCGCGGTCGGCCCGGCACTGATCGCGCAGGAGTTCTCGGGCAAGGAGCGCGGCCAGGCGTTCGGCCTCTTCGGCGCCGTGACCGGCTTGGCGCTGGCGTTCGGTCCGGCCCTGGGCGGACTGCTCGCCGAGGTCGACTGGCGGTGGATCTTCCTGGTCAACCTGCCCATCGGCGTGGTGCTGCTGGCGCTGACCCTGGTGAAGTTGCGGGAGGTCCGCCCCGGCGGCGCGGCTGCCGTCGACTGGCCCGGCCTGGTCGTGTTCAGCGCCGCCTTGGTGCTGCTCGTCCTCGGCTTCCTGCGCGGCGACGCGCTCGGCTGGACGAGCATCCCGGTCCTGGCCATGTTCGTGGTCGGCGTGCTGCTGCTCGTGGTGTTCGCCATCGTGGAGAAGCGGCGGGGCGACGCCGCCATGCTCGATCTCGGTCTGTTCGGCAACCGCACGTTCCTCGGGCTGTCGCTGGCGACCTTCCTGTCCAACGCCACCAGCCTGGCGGCCATCTTCATCGAGGTCTCCTACCTGCAGAACGTGCTCGGCTACTCGGCGCTGGAAGCCGGTCTGCGACTGCTGCCGCTGACGCTGGTGCTGTTCGTGTTCGCCGCCGTCACCGGTGGCGTGGTCACCAAGTTCGCACCCGGCGCGCTGATCGGGACCTCGATCCTGCTCATCGCGGTGGGCATGGGCCTGATCGCGCTGGTCGGCCCGGACGACTCGTGGTTGTCGCTGCTGCCGAGCATGATCGTGATGGGCATCGGCATGGGCATGTTCAACCCGCCGCGGTCCGTGGTGTCGGTGGGCGTCGTGGAACCGGCCAAGGCAGGTATGGCCACCGGTATCGGCGAGACGTTCCAGCAGGTCGGTGTGGCCGTCGGCGTCGCGGCGTTCGGCGCCCTGTTCCAGTCGAAGGTGATCTCGGCCTTCGGCGGCTCGACCTCGGCCACCGGCGACGCCGGGCACGACCGGGAGATCGGCCGGGCGATCGCGGCGGGCGCTGGCCGCGAACTGGGCGATGACGTCACCGACGTGGCGCGGGCGGTGTTCGTCGACTCCTTCGGATCGGTGATGCTGGTGTGCGCCGCGGTATGTGCGGTGGGCGCGCTCATCGCGTACACCTTCATCCGTGGCAGTGACCTGCACGAGTCGGCTGCCATCGAAACGGAATGAGATAAGGGATGAATGACATTTCCGACATTTTGCTGATTTCCGGAAGTCTGCGTGACGGGTCGAGCAACTCGGCTCTGCTGCGCACAGCGGCAACCATGATGCCCGACGGTTTTCGCGCCGCGACTTATGACGGCATGGCCGATCTGCCGCACTTCAACCCCGACGACGACAGGGAACCGTTACCACAAGCGGTCGTGGATCTGCGGACGCGGATCGAGAAGTCGGCGGCACTGTTGATCTGCACCCCGGAGTACGCCGGCGCGCTGCCCGGTTCTTTCAAGAACCTGCTCGACTGGACCGTCGGCGGCATCGAGATCGGCGACAAGCCCACCGCGTGGATCAACGTGTCCGGCAACCTCACCAAGGCGGCGAACGCACACGCCTCGTTGCGCCTGGTGCTCAACTACACCGGCGCCGGGATCGTCGAGGACGCCTGCGTGCACCTGCCGGTCAGTCCGGGCATGATCGACGACCAGGGCATCATCACCGATGCCGACGTGCGGGCGGGTATCTCCCAGTCACTGGCACACCTCACCGCCCTGGTGGGGCAACCCGCTACCTGAGCCGCGTGATCCAGTCCTGCGGGACCGGCTGCTAGACCACCAGCCGGTTCGGACAGGGGGAACCTCCACCCACGCGTACACGGCGACCGACGCCCGCTTGGTGGTGACCGCCAGTCGCGGTCATTCGTTCGAACCGTTGTGCGCATCGCTGTTCGGACGCTGGAACCGCTCCAGCGTCCGAACGCGCCCCGTCCACGACGACGACCACCAGTGCTCCTCTGACTTCCTCGACGGAACCGACCGATCACGACGACCAATCCTTCGTAGCGGTCGCGCGCAGTCATGACGTCACCGGCAACGACATCAAGCGGACGCGCACCTTCGGTCAGCTCGATCGTGAACCGGTGATCGCGGCCCAGCTCGCGAGGCCCAGGTAGGCGGCTCCCTCGACCCGTGGCTGGAACGCCGCGACGCGAGGTCGGTGGCGGAGCCAGTTCCCGATCGTTCCGGACGCGCACGCGAACGCCAGGTCCCAGGCCGCGCCGATGATCCAGAAAACGGTGCCGAGCACCAGGATCTGGATGGCCTCGGGACCGCGTTCGTGGTGGATGAACTGCGGCAGGAAAGCGAGGTAGAAGACCATCATCTTCGGGTTGCCCAGTCCGACGAGCAGACCTTTGCCGACGGATCGGGTGGTGGTGGCCGCCGCTGTCGTGGAGGTCTCTCCGGTCGGGGCGGGTGTGCGGAAGGCCTGGTATCCCAGGTATGCGAGGTAGGCCACTCCCGCCCAGCGAACCGCCGTGAACGCCACCGCGGACGCGGCCAGTGCCGCCGAGAGCCCTGCCGCCGCGAGCAGGACGCGCACGAGCGACGCGGCTTCGATTCCGGCGGCGGCGGCGAGCGCTGCTCGACGACCGTGGCTGATCCCGTGCGCGAGCAGGAAGAAGTTCGACGGTCCGGGAACGAGCATGATCCCTGCCGAAACAACGGCGAAGACGAGCAGCGTCTCGGGGGTGGGCATCGTGAGTTAGCTCCTTCTACGTCCTGTGGTTGCCCCAACCCTCGACAATCGGACTGCACAGCACAAGCGATGAATTCTGCTCGTTTGTTCAGCATTGCTGTACGGTCGAAGGGTGCTCGACCTCCGACATCTGCGCGCACTGCACGCCGTGGTGACAACCGGATCGGTGCGAGCCGCCGCCGCGCATCTCGGCTACACCCCATCGGCTGTGAGCCAGCACGTCACCGCGCTCGAACGGCAGACCGCGTCGGTCCTGCTGGAGCCCGCGGGCCGGGGTGTGCGGGCCACCGCGGCCGGTCTGCTGCTCTCCCAGCACGCCGCCAGCCTGCTCGACGGCGCGGCCGAAGCCGAGGCCGCGCTCGCGGCGCTGGCCGCAGGTGAGCGGGGTGTGCTGCGAATGGCGTCGTTCGCCACGGCCGGTGGCGAACTCGTTCCCCGTGCCCTCGCGCAGACCAGTTCGACACTGCCCGGCCTGCGGATCAGCCTGCGCGTCGCCGAACGCGACGACGCGCTGACCCTGCTCCGACGAGGGGACCTGGACCTCGCCGTCATCGAGGACCACGAGAACCCCACCGTGAGCGACTCGCTCGTCCGACGACGCCTGCTCACCGACCCGTTCAGGATCGTCCTGCCGCGCGGCCACCGGCTCGCCCGCAAACGCGGCATCGACCTGGCCGACACCGCCGAGGAGTCGTGGATCCGCCTGGCCTGTGAGATCGATTGCTGTCTTGAAGCCACTGATGCCGCGTTCGCACAAGCCGGTTTCATGCCCGACCGTGCGGTCGAAGCCCACGAATACTGGCCCGCACAAGGGTTTGTCGCGGCCGGGTTGGGTTTGGCCCTGATCCCTGCTCTGGCCCTGAGCGTGCTCCACAGTGGTGTCGCCGTTCGCAAGCTGTCCGGTGCGGCTCAGCCGGTACGGCACGCGGTGGCGGTCACCCGCCAGGCCGTGATCGACACCGCACCGGTCCGAACCATGATCGCCGCTCTTGAAGCGGAAGCCGCCAGCTACGCGTCGGGGTGATCATGACCGCCACCGGTCGCGCGGAAGATCTGCCGGGACGCGCCGGCGGAAGCACGGCGGTTGGACGTGGCGGTGCCGACCTTCGCCCGCGAGTGATCAGTCCTCGTCCAGGAGCAGGAAGTCCGGCCGGTCCGTCCGCCACTCCGGCACGTCCAGACCGTTCAGCACGGTGATCAGCTTCTTCTCCTCGTAGGTGAAGTGGGTTTCCATGATCGCCGAGAGTCCGTCCAGTTCAGCGATCACCTGGGCCTTCGCAGCCTGGTCCGGTTCGTCCGGGAGGCCGGTGAGGAGCTTGTCCAACGCGCCGAGGATCCAGTCGATCCGGTTGTGGTCGCTCTTCAACTGGCTGATCACCGGGCGGAGTTCGGGGAACTCCTCGGCGATCTCGGGGAACGCCACCCGGTCCTCGCCGGTGTGGTGGCGGGTCAGGGCGGAGCAGAACGAGAGGCAGTGGGCGCGCAGGTCGCGAGGCAGCAGGCCGTCGCCCGCGAAGTAGGCGTCGACGTCGTCACGCAGGTCCTCCAACTGGTCGCGCAGCCAGACGTGGACCTCCATCAGTTGGTTGCCGAACGCGGTGAGGCGGGAGTTCACGCGAAGTCTCCAAGGTCGTCGGTCGTCGGCCTGCTCACGGTAGTGGCGTGCGTGAGGAAGTCGGCGATGACCTCCAGTTGAGCGCCGTAGCGGTCGGTGAGCGGTGCCGCGAGCAGCGCGCCGAGCCCGGTCGGTGCGAGCAGGAGCCCGGCGAGGATCACGCCTTCGCCGCGGACGGTCTGGAATTACAGGGGCATGAGGATCATCCAGCCGTAGTTCGCGGCGCCGAGTGCGAACGTGGCGATCGACGCCGCGGTGAACGCCCGGCTTGCGTACAGCCCGAGGTCGAGCAGCGGGCGCTTCGCCCGCAGGGCGTGCACGACGAAGCCGACCAGGGCGGCCAGTCCGGCAGGCAGCGCGACGACAGCAGCGGTGTCCTGCCTGGCCGCGACGCCGATCTCCGCCACGCCGTAGGTGATGCCCACGATCCCAGCGGAGGCCAGGACCGGCCGGTCACGTCCAGCGGCCCCGCGTCGTCCCGCGGCTTCGTGGCAGGAGCCGCAGGGCGAGCACGACACCGACAACACCGAAGGGACGTTGAGCCAGAAGATCGCCCGCCAGTCGACGCCTTCGACGAGCAGACCGCCGATGGCCGGTCCGAGTGTCGGGCGAGCACGATCGGCACGGCGATCAGGCCCATCACCCGACCCATCTGCGCCTTAGTGGACTGCGCGGTCCAGATCATCGTGCCGACCGGCATGATCGCCCCGCCACCCACGCCCTGCACGCCCTGGAGGCGATCAGCATCCCCGCGCTCTGC
This window contains:
- a CDS encoding hemerythrin domain-containing protein, with protein sequence MNSRLTAFGNQLMEVHVWLRDQLEDLRDDVDAYFAGDGLLPRDLRAHCLSFCSALTRHHTGEDRVAFPEIAEEFPELRPVISQLKSDHNRIDWILGALDKLLTGLPDEPDQAAKAQVIAELDGLSAIMETHFTYEEKKLITVLNGLDVPEWRTDRPDFLLLDED
- a CDS encoding LysR substrate-binding domain-containing protein yields the protein MLDLRHLRALHAVVTTGSVRAAAAHLGYTPSAVSQHVTALERQTASVLLEPAGRGVRATAAGLLLSQHAASLLDGAAEAEAALAALAAGERGVLRMASFATAGGELVPRALAQTSSTLPGLRISLRVAERDDALTLLRRGDLDLAVIEDHENPTVSDSLVRRRLLTDPFRIVLPRGHRLARKRGIDLADTAEESWIRLACEIDCCLEATDAAFAQAGFMPDRAVEAHEYWPAQGFVAAGLGLALIPALALSVLHSGVAVRKLSGAAQPVRHAVAVTRQAVIDTAPVRTMIAALEAEAASYASG
- a CDS encoding NADPH-dependent FMN reductase, which codes for MNDISDILLISGSLRDGSSNSALLRTAATMMPDGFRAATYDGMADLPHFNPDDDREPLPQAVVDLRTRIEKSAALLICTPEYAGALPGSFKNLLDWTVGGIEIGDKPTAWINVSGNLTKAANAHASLRLVLNYTGAGIVEDACVHLPVSPGMIDDQGIITDADVRAGISQSLAHLTALVGQPAT
- a CDS encoding MFS transporter, whose protein sequence is MARTPSTTRWWTLGVACVATFMLMLDVTVVNVALPDIRVDLGADLTAQQWVIDAYTLALAAFLLTGGSLADRIGRKRVFCVGLVVFTLASLAAGAAQDMVVLCVARGVQGLGAAVLFAVGPALIAQEFSGKERGQAFGLFGAVTGLALAFGPALGGLLAEVDWRWIFLVNLPIGVVLLALTLVKLREVRPGGAAAVDWPGLVVFSAALVLLVLGFLRGDALGWTSIPVLAMFVVGVLLLVVFAIVEKRRGDAAMLDLGLFGNRTFLGLSLATFLSNATSLAAIFIEVSYLQNVLGYSALEAGLRLLPLTLVLFVFAAVTGGVVTKFAPGALIGTSILLIAVGMGLIALVGPDDSWLSLLPSMIVMGIGMGMFNPPRSVVSVGVVEPAKAGMATGIGETFQQVGVAVGVAAFGALFQSKVISAFGGSTSATGDAGHDREIGRAIAAGAGRELGDDVTDVARAVFVDSFGSVMLVCAAVCAVGALIAYTFIRGSDLHESAAIETE
- a CDS encoding SDR family oxidoreductase; translated protein: MTARRVAVVGIGAFAREVLDALAAVGIEVSAVAPGASTAGEAVAHVVDPAGYPASEAFRATASDTGRTAVVIADTRTDAPGEWPLHGGPAALRAAVERSGGGARVNAVAVVGPRDRAVGGAVAAAVVYLTGPHADLIGGQCLTVDATLAPPAAADAGHVESVVAMDRADADPDAIVVVGMGLVLPGADSPDRFWDLLQGERTVFGEPGGRIDLAHIWSADPTEVDRTYSRVSGFMPPDADADPGEDFTEGWLRRSIAQAMATVTTSAADRHLFAVGLTADGSHHLEQSLVVREVRRLLGDRFDAGAECLLREAYPLAVDSPERMLPYRIARRAASDLPADTEVVVLDTACSSSLYSIDIGARALRAGEADVAVCGGAFALGVQNLVLFSKLRGLSRSGAVRPLDSRADGVLFTDGAAVLVLKTLARARADNDTVLGCVAGFGGSSDGKGKAIYAPNPVGQRIALRRAWDAAGMAPTDIDWVIAHATGTPTGDRTELSVLNEMSGPTGGWTVSSNKSVVGHPGWAAGAVSAVHALLALRHGRIPAQRHFTELPTGLGPEVRIAVPSHDVAWHAGDRPRTVAISAMGFGGTNGHLLLTDTPPSTPPTAVDDPEDPVVVTGWAAHLPGDPDVDRVRDWLRGGAVDWPARFPEDYPLPSPVDMRLAPSAIAAMDRSQVIAVRCADALAGDWFDTTGLAQRTGVFVGHSGPTTAAVRHDTRAYLADLAARGGIDGFADLVAGPVLAAVPAATEDTYPGLMPNIIPARIAQRLDLHGPNMALDAGLDSFTSALVVATRSLRDGEIDVAFVVGVAAAAEQVRHRNGREPAEGAVGVVLTRRGVAAAHHLTELAVIEVAGRGAAATDSGRDRVHHGAESAVELLRLLHTSGGRTVLAAQEDHRTPSIAVTVAERADAKPRLRDLLTRHALELWPTPPRTDCLELPAIPGDCVVVTDRPDVFSRKAALVLGLDTAPEAADTLVRETGARHVRVVLTAGASFEDALTANDLVFVVIRTLVEPLDAGGSLGVLLLDGFDGAVPRPETGLSTGLLRSVEHELPGCLVFAVITDSPDLPAGLAALAAESGRHRHLPVAYLRGGTRYEMVPRPIAATTEDADPGVVADPVVLATGGARGITARLVRELLADTSPRAVWLLGTAPEPDSDTPVELPDKATALRELMVRHPGEKMASLNRRFTEAVRAAERAATIRDLRARYGEDRVHYRQCDVRDASGVAAVVDEVLDVDGGVDVVVHGAGLVRSTALTRKSLDDYRLVRDVKVRGDRNLRSALATRPPALWCALSSIGAFIGMRGEADYQAGNEYLMLSAATSRAAGRDELAIVSGLWVESGMASAYATGSPFASGLADFTQLTDQQGEEFLRAELAGRGDPAQALATTWLGETEWSTLHRNAPGLRDRAATRPPAFLTEPPESDSSETRWRCTLDLADHPWLLDHLVDGRPTVPATVVLQIAAEAATALVPWLVAARFTDIVLSTFIRAPRASWPRHLVVTASRDGDEVRVRLDSAPSGPVPSREHARMTVHLAAEHTPARRIVSGPPPGIPVPDVYQLGGSLRLQGVFGGLRDARLHGDGGSARFGMPHRGTRLDGFTVPSATIDALLRTSVLDGRNAETVTMIVPTAIAAVEIHVPGNDREWDVRCTGQITLRYLANTGGDPGECVATAPDGTVLATVRGISSVPRDVYEVSSANDREAAGASA
- a CDS encoding LysE family translocator codes for the protein MPTPETLLVFAVVSAGIMLVPGPSNFFLLAHGISHGRRAALAAAAGIEAASLVRVLLAAAGLSAALAASAVAFTAVRWAGVAYLAYLGYQAFRTPAPTGETSTTAAATTTRSVGKGLLVGLGNPKMMVFYLAFLPQFIHHERGPEAIQILVLGTVFWIIGAAWDLAFACASGTIGNWLRHRPRVAAFQPRVEGAAYLGLASWAAITGSRSS